A genomic segment from Elusimicrobiales bacterium encodes:
- a CDS encoding Fic family protein, giving the protein MKVALKEWNRKYYYWEQFRQLPMPAGISAEKAWAARKIYSFGQAREFPLRDRGGRHFSYWLPEQAQEWLHLIDRNSAVSARLEGMPSREERIRYIISSLMEEAIASSQIEGAAVTRKEAKEMLRSNRAPANRHEQMVVNNYRAIEEIRRNLKDASLTVEAIRRLHSIVTEGTLDTPADSGRFRRSPEDDDVKVFDGEGTILHTPPSGAELEERMNRLIAFANDDSEFMHPVVKAILLHFWVGYDHPFVDGNGRTARAIFYWHMLRSGYSPFEYISISRIVLKSSGQYMRAFLHSELDGGDATYFIMYNLRVIHDAASEIMRHIARKNEEAARSAGMLRKFPGLNHRQREILGDALKKPGRIYAIRRHAQIQNVAYGTAYADLMDLAKRGLMLKTKSGRNYVFIASEGFEAKLQADADHTL; this is encoded by the coding sequence ATGAAAGTTGCGCTGAAAGAATGGAACAGGAAATACTACTATTGGGAGCAATTCAGACAATTGCCGATGCCGGCGGGCATATCCGCCGAAAAAGCATGGGCTGCGAGGAAAATATATTCATTCGGACAGGCAAGGGAATTCCCGCTTCGCGACAGGGGGGGGCGGCATTTTTCGTACTGGCTTCCCGAACAGGCGCAGGAATGGCTGCATCTCATTGACAGGAATTCCGCTGTCAGCGCCCGGCTGGAGGGGATGCCTTCGCGCGAGGAGAGAATCCGATACATAATCAGTTCCCTTATGGAAGAGGCCATCGCGTCCAGCCAGATAGAAGGGGCCGCCGTTACAAGAAAAGAGGCCAAGGAAATGCTGCGTTCCAACCGCGCTCCGGCCAACAGGCATGAGCAAATGGTGGTCAACAATTACAGGGCGATTGAGGAAATACGGAGAAACCTCAAGGATGCGTCGCTGACTGTTGAGGCCATCAGGCGGCTGCATTCAATAGTTACCGAAGGCACTCTTGACACCCCCGCGGATTCGGGCAGATTCAGGCGCAGCCCGGAAGACGACGATGTCAAAGTTTTTGACGGGGAAGGCACCATTCTGCACACCCCGCCTTCCGGCGCGGAGCTTGAAGAGAGGATGAACAGGCTGATAGCCTTCGCCAATGATGATTCCGAGTTCATGCATCCGGTCGTTAAAGCCATTCTGCTGCATTTCTGGGTAGGCTACGACCATCCTTTCGTGGACGGCAACGGCAGGACGGCGCGGGCGATATTCTACTGGCACATGCTGCGCAGCGGCTACTCGCCTTTTGAATATATTTCCATTTCGCGCATAGTCCTCAAAAGCTCCGGGCAGTACATGCGCGCTTTCCTGCATTCCGAGCTGGACGGCGGCGACGCCACTTATTTCATCATGTACAATCTGCGCGTCATACATGACGCGGCCAGCGAGATAATGCGCCATATAGCCAGAAAAAACGAGGAGGCCGCCCGTTCCGCCGGCATGCTGCGGAAGTTTCCAGGGCTCAACCACAGGCAGCGGGAAATACTCGGCGACGCGCTGAAAAAGCCCGGCAGAATATATGCGATACGGAGGCACGCGCAAATTCAGAACGTCGCATACGGCACCGCCTATGCCGACCTTATGGATCTGGCAAAGCGCGGGCTTATGCTGAAAACAAAAAGCGGCAGAAACTATGTGTTCATCGCCTCGGAAGGGTTTGAGGCCAAATTGCAGGCCGATGCAGACCATACCCTATAA